Within the Rosa rugosa chromosome 2, drRosRugo1.1, whole genome shotgun sequence genome, the region GATTAATATGGTTAATAGGGATGGAATTAGAGCATTGAATTTACTGTTTTTGCAACCAATATCTAAACTTTAGTATAAGCATGGTGGTTGGGTATGATCTATTTACATGTTCTCAATGTATGATGTGATTTATTGGTTTGTCTTGGTTAGTGTTGTATTTTAGTTTAATTGTGATTTGATGATAGAGGCAACAAATTAGAGTCTCTGATGCTCTTTTTCTATAGGGTTTTCAGTGCTGTACGTTGCCAAGAGTAATTTATTGGGAATTGAGATTCTGGCGTAAGCCTTTTTCGTTAAGGTTTATGCATTCAGATTTTCCCACATTTGAATTCTGGTTTGCTCAGTTTGTTTGTACTCGCAGGAATTGTACTTTTTTGTTCTTATAAAATTAGCTCTGGTTACTTTTTCTGAGTTATTGGATTTGGTATTGAAGGCAACAAATTAGAGTCTCTGATGCTCTTACTGCAATAGGGCTATCAGTGCTGTACGTTGCCAATAAGAATTTGGGGATTGAGATTCTGGCATTTGCCTTATTTGAGTAAGGTTTAGGCATTCAGATATTCCCACATTCAAATTATGTTTGGTCTAAAGGGGCAAAACTGTGTCTTCTAGATTAAGAAGTACGCTGATATTCTGAGCATTAAGCAGTAACAAGTAACAAGTATCCAAGGTTTGACCAAAAAAAGTGGGCTGTAAAAATAAATTTGAACACCTGGACATTATGTCACCATGAACTGAAGTTTAATCAACATCAGTAGAAAATTGAAACCCAAGTTATTTAGTCATGAATCATAATTGACGATTAACCCTTAAATCACAAAATGAATGAGGACCGTTCCGTAGTAGAGAATCGATCAGAATGGATTTGAGGTTGCACCAATGCATTAAGAGAATGGATCAAAATGATTTGAGGTGCCCCTATTCTGGCAAGGTGTAGTATTTCAAAATCGCTATTGTCATACATCCTTCATCAGGAATCCCATTATCGAAGATGATGTAGTTAACTGTGGCTGAATCTCTTGTGAAGGCGATGtagttttggacttttggaCAAGACATTAGACAGGAAAAAAGAGCAGGATGTTTCAATCTTTTCACTCGTTCGAGTTGAGTCCATTGGGCACATAGTCTTTTTGGCCCAATAAAATACGGAAACTCATGTCTAAAAGGAAAATCGATTACAGGGAACCGAGTATAACTTAACGATCAATGAATCAAATATAGGGTGCAAATCTACCCTAACATTACAAGGCCAAGCCATGTAGAATTGATACGATTGTTTCCAATCCACATTTTGAATTGTTACACTTCATCATCAAAAGTAGAATTAACTTCTATAAAACCAACATCAATTTCTTATATCACTTGAATATCGGGAatctcattttattaaattgATTTTTTGTCGGGGTTGAAAGTTCTGCTGTGTCAAAGCCTTTCTCGCACAAGTTTTCGGATCAAAGTTCTAGGTGCTAAATTCTGAACTGCTTTGGAGGTTACTGATGGCACATCCCAAGAGGAATGTGCCTTGTCAAAGTTTGAAGATCCTTTGGGAGGGAAGAAGGGCTTTAAACGAATATCCTCGTTTCCATTGTTTTGTCGCTCTTAGGAaaaagcagcattatcctaatgCTTGTACCATTCCATGTACATATTACAATCAATCAAACCACGGCAGAGACAATTAGGCATGAGCCCACTTGATAGGCAACCGTTCAATTGTACATTTCAAACTTGGATTTGGTCTTCCAATAAGTTTTCATCTTCTTGGATAACCTAATCTTCCTGGTCTCCAACAAAAAATGGGGTTTAGatattgagaaaattttgaaaagtaTGCTTTAGTTTTCTTGTAAAAGGAGCAAATTAAAATAAGAATgttgttttgatttcttttctTGGTATTCGGTTAAGGAGTATGAAAAATTCTTCTCCCAGCTtttggctgggttccaaactctTACATTTTTAAGAGATGAACGATatcaattttataattttttttttttcataagaaATCATTCATACTTAAAATCTTAGTTAATATTTTAGAAAGAAATCTCATTAATAGTTATTTGGTGTGTATTGGGTGTTATAACTTGTGAATTTATGATAGAGAATGATGTGATTTGGAAAAATGGTGTCAATTTTTCtcgttttcaatttttttttttcaatacaaatttcaaatttgctATTAGAGAATATAAAGGGCTTAACAGCAAGAAGATTTGTGCATGTACTTGATGGACAGATGTCAAAAAAATAATCCCAAAGTCTAGGGAAAaaagtgcaagagccaaaaatgATTTGTATCTACTTGGTCCACCTTGAAGCACTTCCAATCAGAACTCAGGCATATTCATGGCCATCTTCAAAACCACTCATATATAATATCAAATACCAAAATCAAATGCTCATTCTTTTCCAACCAACcacgaaacccagaaaacaaacCTCAaatatctctctctttctctccaacaccttctccttctctctACTTGAAAATCTGAATCCACCTGAGAATtgaagaacaacaacaacaacaacaaaaaaaggcAATGGCTTTTCTTCTACCAAATTTTTCTCCCACTTTACCCCTCCAAACCAAGTTTAAGGAAAAACCAATTCACCACACACTTTCTCAGATGAAACCCAACTActctctccctcctctctctcacCTGGCCAGTGTTCAGACCCCAACTTTGTCAGAGGATGCGCAGGTTAACACCTCCAAGGGTGCGCAGGATAAGCAGCAAAGAGATGATTTTTATGTCAATCTTGGCTTGGCTGTTCGAACCCTTCGTGAAGATATGCCTTTGATTTTCGCTGAAGATCTTAATTATGACATTTACAGGTGATTTTCTCATCTGGGTAACTTGGGATTTATATAATTAGTGTTTGGTTTCTCAGAAAGTTTGGAACTTTATTGAGAAAGTTGATATTTTTAGGAAAGTTATGATCCTATTCACAGTTAAAATGATTACCCAGAACAGTAAGATTGCAAATTTGATTGGATTCTTGTTTGAAATTTGATGGGTTTTAGCTTTTAGCATGTAATTTTTGGTAGAAACTGAATAGTTGCTCTCATTGATTGTGTTGTGTGTTACAAATACAAGTTACTATGAAATGTAAGAGGAAACAAACTAGCTAATGATAATCCTAGAACCTAGAATTCAATGATGCCTATACAAGTTAAGGATAAGGAGAACAATCAGATTACAGTCGCAAACTTCTTGACAACATTATAGAGTACATCTGATGAAATCTTTTTTGCGGGTTTTGATGATTTTCAGGGATGATATAACATTTATGGATCCTTTGAACACATTCACTGGCATTGAAAACTACAAGTTGATCTTCTGGGCATTGAGATTTCATGGCAAGATTCTGTTCCGTGACATTTCCCTTGAGGTTTATAGGATTTGGCAGCCTTCGGAGAATGTCATATTGATTAGGTGGAATATGAAGGGTGTTCCACGGGTTCCGTGGGAAGCAAAGGGCCAGTTTCAGGGCACGTCGCGGTATAAATTGGATCGGAAAGGCAAGATTTATGAACACAAGGTTGATAACTTGGCGTTTAACTTCCCACAACAGCTCAAACCAGCATCATCAGTGTTGGATTTAGTAGCAGCATGCCCAGCTAGCCCTAACTTGACATTTTTGTGGGGTCCTGCGGATGCTTACTCATCTTCGTGGTTGGAGTTCTATCGAGCAGTCAGGGGGACTTTGGATCGAGAAACTTTCTTGCTTCCACAAGATGGTTTGGCTAGCTGATGAGCTACTTTATAGATGAATTTATACATAGGTTTTGTACCTTATATGTATACTAGCATTACATTTTGTATTATATATTGGTAGATAGCAGATAATGGTGTTTGTTGAAGAACAAGGTTGTATATACATAGGTTGATCCTGGAGGGTTCGATTTACTTCTTGTGTTGGTGAAGTCAGAAGCTAGTGCACTATGTTTTGAGCTTATACAGGTCGGGATAATATATATACGGAATCTTGTTTCATTTAATAAATTCGACTTTTCATTGATTCAGTTGCTTTAACACTTGAATTTGCCAACAACTTCTGCATTCTTCTATCGTTGCTGAGTTGTAAATAGACTGTACTAATATGATTCTGTTCTGCTTTCTTTATCTGTTTTGATCCCATCAGCATTCccattttggtttttgttgtcATTACCTCTGTAAACATGTTCTCCCCCAAAGCCAGGGATACATCACGGACCTTGCTTGTGGTTAACTCCATGGTTACCTGAACTTCTTTCGTTTATTCTTCTCTGCAAGTAGGTCTTCCTTCTGGAATCCATTACAGTGTCGAAAAGTCTCAAATCTCCTCATTTCATGCCTTAGCACAACTTGCCACGCATCTACCAACACCCCCCAAGTGCCTCTTACACAAAACTAAAATCAGAAGAATGTGTTCATATAGTTTAAACCTTTTGCACCTTAACAAATTTCTGGTTTATATACTTGCTGCTTAGACCTTTGTTTGACAAGCCCTTCTTGGCGGAACAATGGTTAGCAGACCAATGCTTGTGACTCCTGTATCAATTCTTGCATCAGTTTGTTAGGCACTCCTGTATCAGTTCTTGCATCAGTTTCTTATGCCTAACATTGCTGGAATATATAATACTCAATCTGAGAAAGTTGATTGATCATTGCATATGTACCAACAAGAAGTTACGCATTCATAGCTAGCTGTTACAACAACAGTTGTTACAGTTTTAGGTTCATAGTGTGTTCAAAACATGATCTTACAATCAACACATCCCTAACATCACAAGGCAGTAGAAAACAAGACTTCTTTACAACATGCCCTTCATTGTCTTAACAAAAACTTGACAATGCCCTCTATTTTAGTGTGGTAAACCAGCATGTGAATTACGGTGACATCATATACAGGTATACTGCCAGGCTCCAACAGTTTCGAGCAAAGATTTGAATGATTCTGCATCAGATGAATCAGAGGGGAAGCCTCTCCAAGGGTTCAATTGCTGCAACACGACTGAGATCAGACCTCATGTATTTCTCATATGTGACCTTCAACTTTCCTACTCCAGCAGCTTTTTGAAATCTTAAGATCATCTCTGCACAGTCTCTGCATATGTAAAAGATCGTTAGTCAAAATTCATTACGAAGCAAGAGCTACGCAAGGAAATGAGCTTAGTTGTAAAGAAGCAGTGCCTGATTTGAGACACTTCGTAACGAGCATGTTTGCAAAGCAGGGGGGTCCAAGCTGGAGTAATCTGCAGAGTGCACCTTGCAACATAGATGGCTGCTGCACATAGCAATGAGGGCTTGACCATTATAGGTTCATACTCAACCAGACACAATTCTATGAGGTAGAAGGCCAAATGTTCAAGCTGCAGCAATGTCCACAAAGTAACAGACTGTCAGATAATTTGAAGTTTCATTCACATATTACTATTGTCAACCAATCCATATCTAAAGCTAATATCAAGACCCTATGACTACaaaatttctctctttttctttgttatttACACCTTTTCTTTCGTATACTATAATCAAACTTATAGTTCTGGAGtaaattatcaatcaaattttcATTTATTAGCCTTGGAAATGATAACTACCAAATACCTTTTTATCTGACTGAGCAGCCTTGAGAAATCTCAACATAAAGACATATGGAGTAGGTGTGTTAAGACGAAACTTCAACTTTTTAAGAATGAGCCTCTCCTGAAATGCAAAGATTTAGTGTCAGAAATGGTGGGAGGAAAACTCTAAAA harbors:
- the LOC133728710 gene encoding uncharacterized protein LOC133728710, whose translation is MAFLLPNFSPTLPLQTKFKEKPIHHTLSQMKPNYSLPPLSHLASVQTPTLSEDAQVNTSKGAQDKQQRDDFYVNLGLAVRTLREDMPLIFAEDLNYDIYRDDITFMDPLNTFTGIENYKLIFWALRFHGKILFRDISLEVYRIWQPSENVILIRWNMKGVPRVPWEAKGQFQGTSRYKLDRKGKIYEHKVDNLAFNFPQQLKPASSVLDLVAACPASPNLTFLWGPADAYSSSWLEFYRAVRGTLDRETFLLPQDGLAS